In one Paramormyrops kingsleyae isolate MSU_618 chromosome 18, PKINGS_0.4, whole genome shotgun sequence genomic region, the following are encoded:
- the LOC111833057 gene encoding hepatocyte nuclear factor 1-beta-A-like isoform X2, which translates to MFSTMVAKLTSLQQELLSALLESGVTKDVLIQALDDLDPSPSGLKHEQSLMSPTSAATNGSGSDSKNAFRALANGHGKSGKCSGDEGSEDGDDFDTPPILRELQSLNTEEAAEQRAEVDRMLAEDPWHAARTIKSYMQQHNIPQREVVDVTRLNQSHLSQHLNKGTPMKTSKRAALYTWYVRKQREILRQFDHVQSSEGTDPDKASEDPVLFLLSEFGDPGQDLMRPAGGAGTGSEPVSKRMRRNRFKWGPASQDILYQAYERQKNPSKEEREALVEECNRAECVQRGVSPSKAHGLGSNLVTEVRVYNWFANRRKEEAFRQKLAMDSYPTHSLNSLPSQTGVSPAGKMPDVRYTHQGAGEVTSSTTVGHHGNSGMPSTQALLQQVSPGGLDHGLLSPGPKMISVSGGVLPPVSTLTNIHGLSPSLPHSSQQHHTQTQSLIMTIAQSLNPSQGVPVINSVAGSLTALTAQPVQFPQQPLHSSHLSAPPLQAPGHMGQQPFMTGVTHTHMYSHKQEPPQYSHSPRFPSAMVVTDTSSIGHLSSMSSSKQCPLQAW; encoded by the exons ATGTTTTCCACAATGGTCGCCAAGTTGACATCGCTGCAGCAGGAGCTCCTGAGCGCTTTGCTGGAATCCGGAGTCACCAAAGACGTCCTGATCCAAGCCCTGGACGACCTGGACCCCAGCCCGTCCGGCCTCAAACACGAGCAATCACTGATGTCACCGACTAGCGCAGCGACGAACGGCAGCGGGTCGGATTCAAAGAACGCGTTTCGGGCGCTGGCAAACGGGCACGGCAAAAGTGGCAAGTGCTCCGGAGATGAGGGCTCCGAAGACGGCGACGATTTCGACACGCCGCCTATTCTGCGGGAACTGCAGTCCCTCAACACGGAAGAAGCGGCTGAACAGAGGGCTGAAGTTGACCGAATGCTGGC CGAGGACCCGTGGCATGCGGCCCGCACCATCAAGAGCTACATGCAGCAGCACAACATCCCGCAGCGGGAGGTGGTGGACGTGACACGGCTCAACCAGTCCCACCTGTCGCAGCACCTGAACAAGGGCACACCCATGAAGACGAGCAAGCGGGCAGCCCTCTACACCTGGTACGTCAGGAAACAACGGGAGATCCTCCGAC aATTCGACCACGTGCAGAGTTCAGAAGGCACTGACCCAGACAAGGCCAGTGAGGATCCAGTGCTGTTTCTCTTGTCAGAGTTCGGCGACCCCGGACAGGACTTAATGCGGCCTGCCGGAGGGGCGGGGACTGGCTCCGAGCCCGTCAGCAAGAGGATGAGGCGCAACCGCTTCAAGTGGGGGCCGGCCTCCCAGGACATCCTGTACCAGGCCTACGAGCGGCAGAAGAACCCCAGCAAAGAGGAGCGGGAGGCGCTGGTGGAGGAGTGCAACAG GGCAGAGTGTGTGCAGAGAGGGGTGTCTCCTTCTAAGGCTCATGGCCTCGGCTCCAACCTGGTGACAGAGGTGCGCGTCTACAACTGGTTCGCTAACCGCCGCAAGGAAGAGGCCTTCCGGCAAAAGTTGGCCATGGATAGCTACCCTACACACAGCCTCAACTCCCTGCCCTCGCAGACTGGTGTCTCCCCTGCTGGAAAGATGCCAG ATGTCCGATACACTCATCAAGGAGCCGGTGAGGTCACTTCCTCCACGACAGTCGGTCACCACGGCAACAGTGGAATGCCCAGCACTCAGGCGTTGCTGCAGCAGGTGTCCCCCGGTGGCCTGGACCACGGCCTGCTGTCACCTGGTCCAAAGATG ATATCTGTATCAGGAGGAGTACTGCCCCCTGTCAGCACCCTGACCAACATCCACGGCCTGTCCCCCTCCCTGCCTCACAGTTCTCAGCAGCATCACACCCAGACCCAGAGCCTGATCATGACCATAGCACAGA GTCTGAACCCATCGCAGGGAGTACCGGTCATCAACAGTGTAGCGGGGAGTCTGACTGCGCTGACTGCGCAGCCGGTGCAGTTCCCTCAGCAGCCGCTGCACAGCAGCCACCTGTCGGCCCCACCCTTGCAGGCACCGGGTCACATGGGTCAGCAGCCCTTCATGACTGgtgtcacgcacacacata TGTACTCCCACAAGCAGGAGCCGCCCCAATACAGTCACTCCCCCCGCTTCCCCTCCGCCATGGTGGTGACGGACACCAGCAGCATTGGACATCTCAGCTCCATGAGTTCCAGCAAACAG TGCCCTCTGCAAGCATGGTGA
- the LOC111833057 gene encoding hepatocyte nuclear factor 1-beta-A-like isoform X1: protein MFSTMVAKLTSLQQELLSALLESGVTKDVLIQALDDLDPSPSGLKHEQSLMSPTSAATNGSGSDSKNAFRALANGHGKSGKCSGDEGSEDGDDFDTPPILRELQSLNTEEAAEQRAEVDRMLAEDPWHAARTIKSYMQQHNIPQREVVDVTRLNQSHLSQHLNKGTPMKTSKRAALYTWYVRKQREILRQFDHVQSSEGTDPDKASEDPVLFLLSEFGDPGQDLMRPAGGAGTGSEPVSKRMRRNRFKWGPASQDILYQAYERQKNPSKEEREALVEECNRAECVQRGVSPSKAHGLGSNLVTEVRVYNWFANRRKEEAFRQKLAMDSYPTHSLNSLPSQTGVSPAGKMPDVRYTHQGAGEVTSSTTVGHHGNSGMPSTQALLQQVSPGGLDHGLLSPGPKMISVSGGVLPPVSTLTNIHGLSPSLPHSSQQHHTQTQSLIMTIAQSLNPSQGVPVINSVAGSLTALTAQPVQFPQQPLHSSHLSAPPLQAPGHMGQQPFMTGVTHTHMYSHKQEPPQYSHSPRFPSAMVVTDTSSIGHLSSMSSSKQVSTILIPLFLLSDSSVTLL, encoded by the exons ATGTTTTCCACAATGGTCGCCAAGTTGACATCGCTGCAGCAGGAGCTCCTGAGCGCTTTGCTGGAATCCGGAGTCACCAAAGACGTCCTGATCCAAGCCCTGGACGACCTGGACCCCAGCCCGTCCGGCCTCAAACACGAGCAATCACTGATGTCACCGACTAGCGCAGCGACGAACGGCAGCGGGTCGGATTCAAAGAACGCGTTTCGGGCGCTGGCAAACGGGCACGGCAAAAGTGGCAAGTGCTCCGGAGATGAGGGCTCCGAAGACGGCGACGATTTCGACACGCCGCCTATTCTGCGGGAACTGCAGTCCCTCAACACGGAAGAAGCGGCTGAACAGAGGGCTGAAGTTGACCGAATGCTGGC CGAGGACCCGTGGCATGCGGCCCGCACCATCAAGAGCTACATGCAGCAGCACAACATCCCGCAGCGGGAGGTGGTGGACGTGACACGGCTCAACCAGTCCCACCTGTCGCAGCACCTGAACAAGGGCACACCCATGAAGACGAGCAAGCGGGCAGCCCTCTACACCTGGTACGTCAGGAAACAACGGGAGATCCTCCGAC aATTCGACCACGTGCAGAGTTCAGAAGGCACTGACCCAGACAAGGCCAGTGAGGATCCAGTGCTGTTTCTCTTGTCAGAGTTCGGCGACCCCGGACAGGACTTAATGCGGCCTGCCGGAGGGGCGGGGACTGGCTCCGAGCCCGTCAGCAAGAGGATGAGGCGCAACCGCTTCAAGTGGGGGCCGGCCTCCCAGGACATCCTGTACCAGGCCTACGAGCGGCAGAAGAACCCCAGCAAAGAGGAGCGGGAGGCGCTGGTGGAGGAGTGCAACAG GGCAGAGTGTGTGCAGAGAGGGGTGTCTCCTTCTAAGGCTCATGGCCTCGGCTCCAACCTGGTGACAGAGGTGCGCGTCTACAACTGGTTCGCTAACCGCCGCAAGGAAGAGGCCTTCCGGCAAAAGTTGGCCATGGATAGCTACCCTACACACAGCCTCAACTCCCTGCCCTCGCAGACTGGTGTCTCCCCTGCTGGAAAGATGCCAG ATGTCCGATACACTCATCAAGGAGCCGGTGAGGTCACTTCCTCCACGACAGTCGGTCACCACGGCAACAGTGGAATGCCCAGCACTCAGGCGTTGCTGCAGCAGGTGTCCCCCGGTGGCCTGGACCACGGCCTGCTGTCACCTGGTCCAAAGATG ATATCTGTATCAGGAGGAGTACTGCCCCCTGTCAGCACCCTGACCAACATCCACGGCCTGTCCCCCTCCCTGCCTCACAGTTCTCAGCAGCATCACACCCAGACCCAGAGCCTGATCATGACCATAGCACAGA GTCTGAACCCATCGCAGGGAGTACCGGTCATCAACAGTGTAGCGGGGAGTCTGACTGCGCTGACTGCGCAGCCGGTGCAGTTCCCTCAGCAGCCGCTGCACAGCAGCCACCTGTCGGCCCCACCCTTGCAGGCACCGGGTCACATGGGTCAGCAGCCCTTCATGACTGgtgtcacgcacacacata TGTACTCCCACAAGCAGGAGCCGCCCCAATACAGTCACTCCCCCCGCTTCCCCTCCGCCATGGTGGTGACGGACACCAGCAGCATTGGACATCTCAGCTCCATGAGTTCCAGCAAACAGGTCAGTACCATCTTAATTCCCCTGTTCCTCCTCTCTGACTCATCTGTGACTCTTCTCTGA
- the LOC111833057 gene encoding hepatocyte nuclear factor 1-beta-like isoform X3, with translation MVIFSWLVPLLFLTEDPWHAARTIKSYMQQHNIPQREVVDVTRLNQSHLSQHLNKGTPMKTSKRAALYTWYVRKQREILRQFDHVQSSEGTDPDKASEDPVLFLLSEFGDPGQDLMRPAGGAGTGSEPVSKRMRRNRFKWGPASQDILYQAYERQKNPSKEEREALVEECNRAECVQRGVSPSKAHGLGSNLVTEVRVYNWFANRRKEEAFRQKLAMDSYPTHSLNSLPSQTGVSPAGKMPDVRYTHQGAGEVTSSTTVGHHGNSGMPSTQALLQQVSPGGLDHGLLSPGPKMISVSGGVLPPVSTLTNIHGLSPSLPHSSQQHHTQTQSLIMTIAQSLNPSQGVPVINSVAGSLTALTAQPVQFPQQPLHSSHLSAPPLQAPGHMGQQPFMTGVTHTHMYSHKQEPPQYSHSPRFPSAMVVTDTSSIGHLSSMSSSKQVSTILIPLFLLSDSSVTLL, from the exons ATGGTGATCTTTTCTTGGCTGGTTCCTCTGTTGTTTTTAAC CGAGGACCCGTGGCATGCGGCCCGCACCATCAAGAGCTACATGCAGCAGCACAACATCCCGCAGCGGGAGGTGGTGGACGTGACACGGCTCAACCAGTCCCACCTGTCGCAGCACCTGAACAAGGGCACACCCATGAAGACGAGCAAGCGGGCAGCCCTCTACACCTGGTACGTCAGGAAACAACGGGAGATCCTCCGAC aATTCGACCACGTGCAGAGTTCAGAAGGCACTGACCCAGACAAGGCCAGTGAGGATCCAGTGCTGTTTCTCTTGTCAGAGTTCGGCGACCCCGGACAGGACTTAATGCGGCCTGCCGGAGGGGCGGGGACTGGCTCCGAGCCCGTCAGCAAGAGGATGAGGCGCAACCGCTTCAAGTGGGGGCCGGCCTCCCAGGACATCCTGTACCAGGCCTACGAGCGGCAGAAGAACCCCAGCAAAGAGGAGCGGGAGGCGCTGGTGGAGGAGTGCAACAG GGCAGAGTGTGTGCAGAGAGGGGTGTCTCCTTCTAAGGCTCATGGCCTCGGCTCCAACCTGGTGACAGAGGTGCGCGTCTACAACTGGTTCGCTAACCGCCGCAAGGAAGAGGCCTTCCGGCAAAAGTTGGCCATGGATAGCTACCCTACACACAGCCTCAACTCCCTGCCCTCGCAGACTGGTGTCTCCCCTGCTGGAAAGATGCCAG ATGTCCGATACACTCATCAAGGAGCCGGTGAGGTCACTTCCTCCACGACAGTCGGTCACCACGGCAACAGTGGAATGCCCAGCACTCAGGCGTTGCTGCAGCAGGTGTCCCCCGGTGGCCTGGACCACGGCCTGCTGTCACCTGGTCCAAAGATG ATATCTGTATCAGGAGGAGTACTGCCCCCTGTCAGCACCCTGACCAACATCCACGGCCTGTCCCCCTCCCTGCCTCACAGTTCTCAGCAGCATCACACCCAGACCCAGAGCCTGATCATGACCATAGCACAGA GTCTGAACCCATCGCAGGGAGTACCGGTCATCAACAGTGTAGCGGGGAGTCTGACTGCGCTGACTGCGCAGCCGGTGCAGTTCCCTCAGCAGCCGCTGCACAGCAGCCACCTGTCGGCCCCACCCTTGCAGGCACCGGGTCACATGGGTCAGCAGCCCTTCATGACTGgtgtcacgcacacacata TGTACTCCCACAAGCAGGAGCCGCCCCAATACAGTCACTCCCCCCGCTTCCCCTCCGCCATGGTGGTGACGGACACCAGCAGCATTGGACATCTCAGCTCCATGAGTTCCAGCAAACAGGTCAGTACCATCTTAATTCCCCTGTTCCTCCTCTCTGACTCATCTGTGACTCTTCTCTGA